The genomic window CGTTTTACAGGTGTATCTATATACCGTTGACACCCTGAGAATTCGATAATTTCGTCTATTTTTGCAGTAATTTCCTTTTTGGTCATTCCTAAAATAGCGCCGTTTAAAAAGATGTTTTCACGCCCTGTCATTTCTCCATGAAAACCTGTACCAACTTCTAACAAAGAGGCTATGCGCCCTCTAGTTTTAATCTCTCCTGTGGTTGGGCCTGTAACTTTAGATAGTATTTTTAAAAGCGTCGATTTACCTGCTCCATTTTTACCTATAATACCTAAAACTTCTCCACGTTTTACTTCAAAATTTATATCTTGTAATGCCCAAACATACTCACTAGAACCTTTGGTGCTACGATCGTTACTTTCGCCTATTTTTAAATATGGGTCTTCTTTACCACGTATACGGTTCCACCAGCGATTTAAATCGTGACTTATAGTTCCAGTACCTACAATACCTAAACGGTATTGCTTAGATATGTTCTCGGCTTTTAATATAATGTCCGTTTTACCTACCATGACGCGTTTTTAAAAAAATCAACAATTTTTTGAGAAGCATCTCCATCTCCATAAGGATTGACAGCAGAATTTGTCTGTTTTATTTTAGATAAAATTTGTTGAGCTTTACTAACAATAAGATCTTGATCAGTTCCTACTAAAAACGAACAACCGGAATCCACCCCTTCTTGTCTTTCCGTAACCGACCTAGTCACTAAAACAGGGACTCCAAAAGTTGGCGCCTCTTCTTGAACACCTCCAGAGTCTGAAATTATTAAGTGTGCTTTTTTCATTAACCAAATAAATGTTGGATAATCTAATGGTGCTACTAAATGCACATTTGATACATTAGATAGTCTTTTATAAACCACTTCTTGCACGTTAGGATTAAGGTGCACTGGAAAAACAATCTCTACCGTATTATCCTTAGATATTTCTACTAAGGCATTACAAATAGATTCGAAACCTTCTCCAAAATTTTCTCTTCTATGTCCCGTTACTAAAATTATTTTTTTATCAAAATTGATAGCTTCTTTTAAATTTTCAATAACCGGTGTATTAAATCCTTGATCTAAGATATCACCAGTCATTTTTAAAGCATCAATAACAGTATTACCCGTAACTATTATTGTATTTGAAATCACTCCTTCTTTTAAAAGGTTTTGACCAGCACTTCTCCCTGGCGCAAAATGAAAATCTGCTAATCTACCGGTTAATTGTCTATTCATTTCTTCAGGAAAAGGAGACCACTTATTATATGTTCTCAATCCTGCTTCAACATGTGCTATCTTGATTTTTCTATTAAAAGCTGCCAAAGCAATGATGCTAGAAGTTGTAGTATCTCCGTGTACTAAAACAAGATCTATTTTGTTTTCACTAAATATTTTATCAATATCCTCTAAAATTCTTGAACTTAACTTATTTAACGTCTGATTTGGCGTCATTAAGTCTAAATCAAAATCTGGTTTCATTTTGAAAAAATCCAATACTTGATCCAATAAATCTCGATGTTGCGCTGTCACGCAAAGTTTTGTATTATAACCTGATTTTAAAAACTTAAAATATACTGGAGCCATTTTTATAGCTTCAGGTCTTGTTCCTATACAAATTAAAACATTTTTATTGTCGTTCATATCTTTAAAATAGCTTATCTAAACCGTATCAATAAACGTTTTTTCAGTTTTATTAAAAATTATTAATCCCAATAAAAATACGATTACACTAATACTTCCAGCGTATATAAAATTAATTATTGAAAATGCTCCAACACCTAAAGTCATATATCTAAACAACTCTATAATAGTAGTCATAGGATTACATTCTACTAACCAAGCATACTCAGGTAATCGCGCTTTAAAATAAGATAATGGATACATTACTGCCGAGCCGTACATCAATAACTGTACACCAAAACTAACCAAGAAAGTTAAGTCACGATACTTGGTAGTCAATGATGATAAAATCATTCCAAAACCTAAACCAAACAAGCCCATAAATACTATTAATAAAGGAAGTAACACTATTGCTAATTGTGGTGAAGCAGTTACACCTTGATTTGTAAAATACACATAATAGATATAAAACACTAGTAATACCAATAACTGAATACTAAACTTTAATAAATTTGAAAACACCACAGATAATGGGGTAATCACTCTAGGAAAGTAGACTTTACCAAAAATGCCTTGATTGGCTTTAAACGTATTACTAGTACCTGTTAAACACGCACTAAAATAGTTCCAAGACGTTATTCCTGCCAAATTGAATAAAAATGGAGGCACGCCTTCTCCTGTTGGAATAGCTGCTAAATTGTTAAATATTAGGGTGAAAATTACAGACGTAAACAAGGGCTGAATAAAAAACCACAAAGGCCCTAATATGGTTTGTTTATAAACCGTTATAATATCACGCTTGACAAATAAAAACAACAAATCACGATAGCTCCAAATTTCTTTAAGATTTAGATCTATTATTTTCTTCTTAGGTGAAATTGTATAAAGCCAGTCGTTA from Algibacter sp. L1A34 includes these protein-coding regions:
- the wecB gene encoding non-hydrolyzing UDP-N-acetylglucosamine 2-epimerase, giving the protein MNDNKNVLICIGTRPEAIKMAPVYFKFLKSGYNTKLCVTAQHRDLLDQVLDFFKMKPDFDLDLMTPNQTLNKLSSRILEDIDKIFSENKIDLVLVHGDTTTSSIIALAAFNRKIKIAHVEAGLRTYNKWSPFPEEMNRQLTGRLADFHFAPGRSAGQNLLKEGVISNTIIVTGNTVIDALKMTGDILDQGFNTPVIENLKEAINFDKKIILVTGHRRENFGEGFESICNALVEISKDNTVEIVFPVHLNPNVQEVVYKRLSNVSNVHLVAPLDYPTFIWLMKKAHLIISDSGGVQEEAPTFGVPVLVTRSVTERQEGVDSGCSFLVGTDQDLIVSKAQQILSKIKQTNSAVNPYGDGDASQKIVDFFKNASW
- a CDS encoding ABC transporter permease, with the protein product MENNDWLYTISPKKKIIDLNLKEIWSYRDLLFLFVKRDIITVYKQTILGPLWFFIQPLFTSVIFTLIFNNLAAIPTGEGVPPFLFNLAGITSWNYFSACLTGTSNTFKANQGIFGKVYFPRVITPLSVVFSNLLKFSIQLLVLLVFYIYYVYFTNQGVTASPQLAIVLLPLLIVFMGLFGLGFGMILSSLTTKYRDLTFLVSFGVQLLMYGSAVMYPLSYFKARLPEYAWLVECNPMTTIIELFRYMTLGVGAFSIINFIYAGSISVIVFLLGLIIFNKTEKTFIDTV